The following proteins are co-located in the Macaca thibetana thibetana isolate TM-01 chromosome 6, ASM2454274v1, whole genome shotgun sequence genome:
- the LOC126956020 gene encoding uncharacterized protein LOC126956020 isoform X2 translates to MDSLAAGELNASHQPWVPEFVAHWRKTHQDHLCSLYSWAFGLLDTRETWALRKGPEPVPGKDRLLLAAFPAEISPVDTTSVSAYGRAPTYMHKGVKKCVCTPVSKNSTAWLLLGGILQVTLIRVICSSVLLTLCTMKPCSFYLCTFLIKESC, encoded by the exons GTACCAGAGTTTGTAGCCCATTGGAGGAAAACACATCAAG ATCACCTCTGCAGCCTGTACAGCTGGGCCTTTGGACTCCTGGATACTAGAGAGACCTGGGCGCTGAGGAAGGGTCCCGAGCCAGTACCAGGAAAGGACAGACTCCTGCTTGCAGCATTCCCAGCAGAGATATCGCCTGTGGACACCACGTCTGTGTCTGCATATGGCAGAGCTCCCACATATATGCACAAGGGAGTGAAAAAATGTGTTTGCACCCCAGTCTCTAAAAATTCAACAGCCTGGTTACTTCTGGGTGGTATATTGCAGGTGACTTTAATACGTGTTATTTGCTCATCTGTACTTCTTACTCTTTGTACAATGAAACCATGTTCCTTTTacttatgtacatttttaataaaagaaagttgTTAA